The following proteins come from a genomic window of Gimesia chilikensis:
- a CDS encoding sulfatase, whose protein sequence is MPVLSRFALLMLFCLSLVLVGGNSNELRAESRPNVLFIAVDDLRPELGCYGASHIQSPHIDQLAASGLLFNRAYCQQAVCSPSRTSLMTGLRPDSTKVYDLDTHFRKTVPDVVTLTQQFMKHGYKSIGMGKIYHGSLNDKASWDAYPTVRGRGYQLPETLAGIRERTKGLDVKKMNWRQRSKLTRGPATEMADVPDKQYRDGAIAEQAIKSLRELKQNQQPFFLAVGFLKPHLPFVAPQKYWDLYDRRQIKLAENRFPPENAPKFALTNWGELRNYSDMPAKGDLTDEQQLQLRHGYYACVSFTDANIGKVLDELQRLELDENTIVILWGDHGWKLGEHNGWCKHTNFENDTRVPLIIRAPGMQAQGKTSEALVEFVDIYPTLCDLAGLPLPAHLEGTSFKPLLSNPQRPWKPAAFSQYPRGRVMGYSMKTDRYRYTEWQDRKSGKVVDRELYDHRQDGAENDNIAGQPDQKRVVKQLSAQLKKNWKGAVVPD, encoded by the coding sequence ATGCCAGTCCTGTCCCGTTTTGCTTTACTGATGCTGTTCTGTCTGAGTCTAGTGCTCGTCGGTGGAAATTCCAACGAGTTGCGGGCTGAGTCACGCCCGAATGTGCTGTTCATTGCCGTGGATGACCTGCGGCCCGAGCTGGGCTGTTATGGAGCGTCACATATTCAGAGTCCGCACATCGATCAGTTGGCGGCCAGTGGTCTGCTGTTCAATCGGGCTTATTGCCAGCAGGCGGTCTGTTCGCCTTCGCGGACGAGCCTGATGACCGGGCTGCGTCCCGATTCGACGAAGGTCTACGATCTGGATACGCACTTCCGTAAGACGGTGCCCGATGTGGTGACACTGACACAGCAGTTCATGAAGCATGGATACAAATCGATCGGGATGGGCAAAATCTATCATGGGAGCCTGAACGATAAGGCGTCATGGGATGCTTACCCCACGGTCAGAGGCAGAGGATATCAGCTGCCTGAGACGCTGGCGGGAATTCGGGAACGGACTAAAGGACTCGACGTAAAAAAAATGAACTGGCGGCAACGTTCTAAGCTGACGCGGGGGCCCGCTACGGAGATGGCGGATGTGCCGGACAAACAGTATCGCGACGGGGCGATCGCCGAACAGGCGATTAAATCACTCCGGGAGTTGAAACAGAATCAGCAGCCCTTCTTCCTGGCGGTCGGATTTCTGAAGCCGCACCTCCCCTTTGTGGCGCCGCAGAAGTACTGGGATCTCTACGACCGCAGGCAGATCAAGCTGGCTGAGAACCGCTTCCCGCCTGAGAACGCACCGAAATTCGCGTTGACCAACTGGGGAGAACTGCGGAACTATTCTGACATGCCGGCCAAAGGGGATCTGACCGACGAGCAGCAATTGCAGTTGCGGCACGGTTACTATGCCTGCGTCAGTTTCACTGATGCAAACATTGGTAAAGTGCTGGATGAACTGCAGCGGCTGGAACTGGATGAGAACACGATTGTGATTCTGTGGGGCGATCATGGCTGGAAGCTGGGCGAACACAACGGCTGGTGCAAGCATACGAACTTTGAAAACGACACCCGCGTGCCGCTCATCATTCGGGCACCGGGGATGCAGGCGCAGGGAAAAACCAGCGAGGCCCTGGTGGAATTTGTGGATATCTACCCGACGCTCTGCGATTTAGCGGGACTCCCCCTGCCCGCGCACCTGGAAGGGACCAGCTTCAAACCGTTGTTAAGCAACCCGCAGCGTCCCTGGAAGCCGGCCGCTTTCAGCCAGTATCCACGGGGACGCGTGATGGGTTATTCGATGAAAACGGATCGCTACCGCTACACCGAATGGCAGGACCGTAAGTCAGGTAAGGTCGTCGACCGCGAATTGTACGACCATCGGCAGGATGGTGCCGAGAACGATAACATCGCCGGTCAGCCGGACCAGAAGCGGGTGGTGAAACAATTGTCGGCTCAGCTGAAAAAGAACTGGAAAGGGGCCGTGGTGCCTGATTGA
- a CDS encoding FecR family protein, translating into MNELNDDQLLQAYLDRSLSAQGTARLEERLCREPELAEQLIEFASDDLVLREWAADQDHVFGLPTETEFLPETDNLQPRPTVRRLWYPVVAVAALLLLLTGGYLLKGTFQLKEAETVVLSSGERVQNHIRQVLAEGSAELHFPTGATVLISAPAAYEVTGKNSIHLQEGKFIANVPSTGIGFQVDTPHGRVIDLGTLFSVQTAETEDTRVEVFRGKVIASLVDPAGVVSSSRQLDEHQSAKIDSRQKRIEDTPDFRTRGEQYGIKGYSNSVIFQEELPEALATGKYQVFEHDDLAFIFPERSQVKLPRDLSVLVSPTPEEQLTENKLHYPILLPAGTKVDCFRVYYDPALQEGTFLPVQGEITFERPVLGVILEKKKLNRTDVLFHPPVKQSAGDIYHQGTEVDRGIVDPKARYDQVMLSADRKTLSFVLLSGEKYVDEFRVIVESAN; encoded by the coding sequence GTGAACGAATTGAATGACGATCAACTGTTGCAGGCTTACCTGGATCGCAGCCTGTCTGCCCAGGGGACAGCGCGGCTCGAAGAACGACTCTGCCGCGAACCCGAACTCGCAGAACAGCTGATCGAGTTTGCCAGCGATGATCTCGTCCTCCGCGAATGGGCCGCCGACCAGGACCACGTATTCGGTCTTCCCACTGAAACAGAATTCCTCCCCGAGACAGACAACCTGCAGCCACGCCCGACGGTACGCCGCCTCTGGTATCCGGTCGTTGCGGTCGCTGCGTTATTGCTCCTGCTGACGGGCGGCTATCTCCTGAAGGGAACTTTCCAGCTGAAAGAAGCGGAAACCGTCGTGTTGAGTTCGGGAGAACGCGTACAGAATCATATCCGGCAGGTCCTCGCTGAGGGATCGGCGGAACTGCACTTTCCGACCGGGGCCACCGTTCTGATTTCCGCGCCCGCCGCTTATGAAGTCACCGGGAAGAATTCGATCCATCTGCAGGAAGGCAAGTTCATCGCCAATGTCCCCAGCACGGGCATCGGGTTCCAGGTCGATACGCCCCACGGTCGGGTTATCGATCTGGGGACACTGTTTTCCGTACAGACTGCAGAAACCGAAGATACCCGGGTTGAAGTCTTTCGCGGCAAAGTCATCGCGTCCCTCGTCGATCCGGCCGGCGTTGTCAGCAGCAGTCGACAGCTCGACGAACATCAGTCGGCGAAAATCGACTCGCGTCAGAAAAGAATCGAAGACACCCCCGATTTTCGCACCCGGGGCGAACAATACGGCATTAAAGGTTATTCCAACTCGGTGATCTTCCAGGAAGAACTGCCCGAGGCACTCGCAACCGGCAAGTATCAGGTCTTCGAACACGACGACCTGGCCTTCATCTTCCCCGAACGCAGTCAGGTTAAGCTGCCCCGGGATTTAAGCGTGCTGGTCTCGCCAACCCCGGAGGAGCAGCTCACAGAGAACAAACTGCACTATCCGATTCTGCTCCCCGCGGGGACGAAGGTCGATTGTTTTCGCGTTTATTATGATCCCGCCCTCCAGGAAGGAACCTTTCTCCCGGTGCAGGGGGAGATTACATTTGAGCGACCCGTGCTGGGCGTCATCCTCGAAAAGAAAAAGCTGAACCGGACCGATGTCTTATTCCATCCGCCGGTCAAACAGTCCGCCGGAGACATTTATCACCAGGGAACCGAAGTGGATAGGGGCATTGTCGATCCCAAGGCCCGCTACGATCAGGTCATGCTCTCCGCCGATCGCAAAACACTTTCGTTCGTCCTGCTCTCAGGCGAAAAATACGTCGACGAGTTCCGCGTGATCGTCGAGTCCGCTAACTGA
- a CDS encoding PmoA family protein, whose translation MKSQLRTIALLMLALFAGTDASLYAGPAVTLKVSAGKHDRQQTVISLPVPEPLQNQKQLTLVCLDDGKEVPVQIDASDSKRTLVWILSKPLPAGTSRQYRLHAAQFTKPAEQVTVVDDGSHLNVKVADKPVLTYNHAIVKAPKRDESYYDKSGYIHPLYTPSGKVITDDFNPDHAHQHGIMFSWRKILFEGRENNGWDQKSKLGKVAHSQVNSFTGGPVFGEIDTSIEHIDLTKKTGPVTMLNENWKVRVYALEKQFLFDIVSVQKCATEKPVTIDKIHYGGMTIRGHADWHTNHGYDYLTSEGKNKTNGNQSRPHWVEMYGPLGDETAGVAIFSAPTNFRSPQPVRLHPTMPYFCFAVASLDPFDIQPGQPYVSRYRFYVHDGKPSQEVDQRLWIDLAEPPEVKVISGP comes from the coding sequence ATGAAATCACAACTACGAACTATCGCACTCCTGATGCTGGCACTGTTTGCAGGGACCGATGCATCCCTGTATGCAGGTCCCGCCGTCACCCTGAAAGTCAGCGCCGGCAAACACGATCGGCAGCAGACCGTCATCAGTCTCCCCGTACCTGAACCACTTCAGAATCAGAAACAGCTGACGCTGGTCTGCCTCGATGACGGAAAGGAAGTTCCGGTGCAGATTGATGCCTCGGATTCCAAACGGACTCTGGTCTGGATTCTCAGCAAACCGCTGCCTGCAGGCACCTCGCGTCAATATCGCCTCCATGCGGCGCAATTCACGAAGCCGGCCGAGCAGGTGACTGTCGTCGATGATGGCAGCCATCTGAATGTCAAAGTCGCCGACAAGCCGGTGCTGACCTACAATCACGCCATCGTCAAGGCACCGAAACGGGATGAGTCTTACTACGACAAGAGCGGTTACATTCATCCGCTTTATACGCCCTCCGGCAAAGTGATTACCGACGACTTCAACCCTGACCATGCCCACCAGCATGGCATCATGTTTTCCTGGCGAAAGATCCTCTTCGAAGGGCGAGAAAACAACGGCTGGGATCAGAAATCCAAACTGGGGAAAGTCGCACACAGCCAGGTCAATTCATTTACTGGTGGTCCGGTGTTCGGCGAAATAGATACTTCCATCGAACACATCGACCTGACGAAAAAGACGGGCCCCGTGACGATGCTCAACGAAAACTGGAAAGTCCGCGTCTATGCGCTGGAGAAACAGTTCCTGTTTGATATCGTTTCTGTCCAGAAGTGTGCGACCGAAAAACCGGTCACCATTGATAAGATCCATTACGGCGGCATGACCATTCGCGGACACGCCGACTGGCATACGAACCATGGCTATGATTATCTGACCAGCGAAGGCAAGAACAAGACCAACGGCAACCAGTCTCGGCCACACTGGGTCGAGATGTATGGTCCCCTGGGCGACGAAACCGCCGGGGTGGCGATTTTCAGTGCACCGACCAATTTCCGGTCCCCACAACCAGTGCGACTGCATCCCACGATGCCTTATTTCTGTTTCGCGGTCGCTTCGCTCGATCCCTTTGATATCCAGCCGGGCCAACCCTATGTCTCACGCTATCGGTTCTACGTGCATGACGGAAAGCCCAGCCAGGAAGTGGATCAACGCTTATGGATTGACCTGGCCGAGCCGCCTGAGGTCAAAGTGATCAGTGGTCCTTAA
- a CDS encoding sigma-70 family RNA polymerase sigma factor, with translation MPAETDSQSAVTQLLVQYQGALYAYLYACVRNPTDADDLFQEVSMAVVESFSQLQTEDGFFPWAREIASRRVLAFYRKSKKEQPVSPQVISALSDAAHHVEQRQPLSERQERLQECLERLPRRSRELIARYYNTSGECGTRVARQFGQNVNAVYAKIHRIRTILRDCIAQRLQQESGE, from the coding sequence ATGCCTGCTGAGACAGATTCACAATCTGCCGTCACACAGCTGCTCGTGCAGTATCAGGGGGCATTGTACGCCTACCTCTATGCATGTGTACGCAATCCCACCGACGCGGATGACCTGTTTCAGGAAGTTTCCATGGCGGTGGTCGAGTCGTTTTCGCAATTGCAGACCGAAGACGGCTTTTTTCCCTGGGCACGCGAGATCGCTTCTCGCCGTGTTCTCGCCTTTTACCGTAAGTCGAAAAAAGAGCAGCCGGTCAGTCCGCAGGTCATCTCAGCACTCTCCGACGCCGCCCATCATGTGGAACAGCGTCAGCCGCTCTCGGAGCGACAGGAGAGATTGCAGGAATGCCTGGAGCGTCTGCCCCGGAGGAGTCGAGAGTTGATCGCCCGTTATTACAACACCTCAGGTGAATGCGGTACCCGGGTCGCCCGGCAGTTCGGTCAGAATGTGAACGCGGTTTACGCGAAAATTCATCGTATTCGGACGATCTTGCGCGATTGCATCGCACAGCGTCTGCAGCAGGAGTCAGGAGAGTGA
- a CDS encoding DUF1559 domain-containing protein — protein MGYLKRRRDGFTLIELLVVIAIIAILIALLLPAVQQAREAARRSTCKNNLKQLGIALHNYHDTHRVFPFATVCGVNVSAYTGQNYARQSWFHLILPYVDQAPLYDKLRDGFQSGTVSDFASHPQRSVKVPVFMCPSDPNSGKIGSQKSTFYSNYLLCSGSTTQGATGTFPKLNGMFFNISKVRISDITDGSSNTIAAGEINLVDDTPNAGPVADCLTVGDLRGRVWGTKYVGGGTFTTLQGPNTSVPDTVTYGYSRDYAPISTSCSGGDNAVYARSRHTGGAHFLLGDGAVRFISDNVDTSTFRSLGTRAGGEVLGEF, from the coding sequence ATGGGCTACCTGAAAAGACGAAGAGACGGTTTTACGTTGATTGAACTACTGGTGGTGATCGCCATCATTGCGATTCTGATCGCGCTCTTACTGCCGGCGGTACAACAGGCGCGGGAAGCGGCGCGCCGCAGTACCTGCAAAAATAATCTGAAGCAGCTCGGCATCGCACTCCACAATTACCACGATACGCATCGGGTCTTCCCCTTCGCGACGGTCTGTGGCGTCAACGTTTCTGCTTACACCGGACAGAACTATGCCCGGCAGTCCTGGTTTCATCTGATTTTACCCTACGTCGATCAGGCACCGCTGTACGATAAACTCCGGGACGGCTTCCAGTCCGGTACCGTCAGCGACTTCGCTTCCCATCCACAACGTTCGGTGAAGGTGCCCGTTTTCATGTGCCCCTCAGATCCCAACAGCGGAAAGATCGGCAGTCAGAAAAGCACATTCTACTCGAACTACCTCCTTTGCTCGGGATCTACGACGCAGGGGGCGACAGGAACGTTTCCCAAACTGAATGGCATGTTCTTCAACATCTCGAAAGTTCGCATCAGCGACATCACCGATGGTTCTTCAAATACGATCGCCGCCGGAGAGATCAATCTCGTTGATGATACTCCCAATGCTGGTCCGGTTGCCGACTGCCTGACCGTGGGCGATTTACGCGGCCGCGTCTGGGGAACCAAATACGTAGGCGGCGGAACATTTACAACCCTGCAGGGCCCGAATACCTCAGTGCCCGATACCGTGACCTACGGTTATTCGCGGGACTATGCTCCCATCAGTACCTCCTGTTCCGGCGGAGACAATGCCGTTTATGCCCGCAGTCGCCATACCGGCGGCGCACATTTCCTGCTCGGAGACGGCGCGGTCCGTTTCATTTCCGACAATGTCGATACCAGCACTTTTCGCAGCCTGGGCACCCGCGCCGGCGGTGAAGTGCTCGGAGAGTTCTAA
- a CDS encoding Gfo/Idh/MocA family protein, whose amino-acid sequence MSSSTEVTRREMLKTSLLSGAGLWLGAHTAQAESTSPNEKLNIACIGLGNQGNANLGLVSSQNIVGLCDVDSARTDKYQAKFPKAKSFADFRVMLDKLENEIDAVVVTTPNHTHATIAVNAMRRGKHVYCEKPLAHSIHEVREMQRVAREEKVVTQMGTQNHAGENYRRTVELIQSGAIGDVQQVHVWFGRPGGWRRYKHVVDRPAEPQPIPKTLNWDLWVGPAPMQNFHPCYHPHDWHYWWDFGNGTLGNMGCHYMDLIFWSLDLQYPNAVETKGPDLHPDSTPFWLDCHWQFPARGSKPPVEVIWYHGRNTPEPVLELGGPEWAAGILFVGTDGMLAADYGKRVLLPEEKFAGFKAPPKTIPPAIGNHRQEWYEACKGNGKTNCHFDYAAPLTETILLGNLAFRVGEKVEWDADKGAATNTDQAAQYVQREYRKGWTL is encoded by the coding sequence ATGAGTTCGTCAACTGAAGTGACACGACGAGAGATGCTCAAAACATCGTTGTTGAGCGGGGCGGGCCTCTGGCTCGGGGCACACACGGCCCAGGCAGAAAGCACCTCACCGAATGAGAAGCTCAACATTGCCTGTATCGGGCTGGGGAACCAGGGGAACGCGAACCTGGGACTGGTTTCCAGCCAGAACATTGTCGGCCTGTGCGACGTCGATTCCGCCCGCACTGATAAATACCAGGCGAAGTTTCCGAAAGCGAAATCCTTCGCCGATTTTCGCGTCATGCTCGATAAGCTGGAAAACGAGATCGACGCCGTCGTCGTGACGACTCCCAACCACACCCACGCCACTATCGCTGTCAACGCCATGCGGCGCGGCAAACACGTCTACTGCGAAAAGCCGCTGGCCCACTCCATACATGAAGTCCGCGAAATGCAGCGTGTGGCCCGTGAGGAAAAGGTCGTCACCCAGATGGGCACCCAAAACCACGCCGGGGAAAATTACCGGCGGACGGTCGAGCTCATTCAATCTGGAGCCATCGGCGATGTGCAGCAGGTCCACGTCTGGTTTGGACGACCGGGAGGCTGGCGACGTTATAAGCATGTCGTTGATCGTCCTGCCGAACCACAGCCGATTCCCAAAACCCTGAACTGGGATCTCTGGGTCGGCCCGGCGCCGATGCAGAACTTTCATCCCTGTTACCATCCCCACGACTGGCACTACTGGTGGGACTTTGGTAACGGCACGCTGGGGAACATGGGCTGCCACTACATGGACCTGATTTTCTGGTCGCTGGATCTGCAGTATCCCAATGCGGTCGAAACCAAGGGCCCCGATCTGCACCCCGATTCCACTCCGTTCTGGCTCGATTGTCACTGGCAGTTTCCGGCCCGGGGCTCGAAGCCTCCCGTCGAAGTGATCTGGTACCACGGACGCAACACCCCCGAACCTGTTCTCGAACTGGGTGGCCCCGAATGGGCGGCGGGAATTCTGTTTGTCGGCACCGATGGCATGCTGGCCGCGGATTACGGTAAGCGCGTATTGCTGCCCGAAGAAAAATTCGCCGGCTTCAAAGCACCGCCGAAAACGATTCCACCGGCAATCGGCAATCATCGCCAGGAATGGTATGAAGCCTGCAAAGGCAACGGCAAAACCAACTGCCACTTCGATTATGCAGCCCCATTAACGGAAACAATCCTGCTGGGCAATCTCGCCTTCCGCGTCGGCGAGAAAGTGGAATGGGATGCAGACAAAGGTGCTGCCACGAATACCGACCAGGCCGCGCAATACGTACAACGCGAATACCGCAAAGGATGGACACTCTAA
- a CDS encoding leucine-rich repeat domain-containing protein: protein MEDLISFVESKGGRISQNEQGEFVWVDLTNQKVDDQDLDIFMQSGVSQITYLFLSGTQVTDEGLAKLTYLRRLEDLDLGGTEIAGIGFANVKFSSLKKLSLYECDMLTVDGFKEIVNCQNLEKLDLIESNIDDQFLQEIAKLPRLKTLWADYTRLTNAGLPYLNDMTQLKSLSTRGTAVTREGMLQLWKHLPDLNKELIM from the coding sequence ATGGAAGATTTAATATCGTTCGTCGAAAGTAAGGGCGGACGCATTTCGCAAAACGAACAGGGCGAATTTGTCTGGGTAGATCTGACGAACCAAAAGGTAGATGACCAGGATCTGGACATCTTTATGCAATCAGGCGTCTCTCAAATTACGTATTTATTTCTCAGCGGCACACAAGTGACAGATGAAGGGCTTGCAAAATTAACGTACCTGCGGCGACTGGAGGACCTTGACTTGGGGGGCACAGAAATTGCAGGGATCGGATTCGCCAATGTCAAGTTCTCATCACTTAAGAAACTCTCATTATATGAATGTGATATGCTGACAGTGGATGGATTCAAAGAAATCGTCAACTGCCAAAATCTTGAAAAACTGGATTTGATTGAAAGCAACATCGACGATCAATTTCTGCAGGAAATAGCCAAACTCCCCAGGCTAAAAACTCTGTGGGCTGATTACACCAGACTGACAAACGCAGGTCTGCCATATTTGAACGACATGACTCAGTTGAAATCGCTCAGTACCAGGGGCACTGCAGTCACACGAGAGGGCATGCTGCAACTCTGGAAACATCTCCCCGATCTCAACAAGGAATTGATCATGTGA